Proteins from one Sphingomonas sp. R1 genomic window:
- a CDS encoding conjugal transfer protein TraN, with translation MKRLVLTLLVSVALGSAAGVAQQSAQTTQHARDEGNSFGKATRAGADKPTNGMEYEVPGYAGTNLPQTGYFNNPEQLTTDGTIAAQGNETFDTVIDKQGTRAQFTNNELIDTTKRATAVEQDPNSYLGGESLGGSQGSCKPLPPGAGQKGYYEATCNQGSKPEERQESCTSRIETEVKNTEEFKYLVVPSNAYGTPLTRQSQVDPLVASGQCRASGASYGGCTAHDMFGFARNKFCGDFTAREYICKADFPEMATFSPSKTGYSWYAKQGTKTVDVHRTTTCGALDGDPNCTAQGAEVCTEGPETRVIEGVSVTQSCWAWSKPFTCQRIVKASDCSTLDGDPKCKFLRDECLDDPQSGACQVSQRVYSCPLPDAPAPGQSEYICGNDVYCMNGNCEPIEREASTEFKDALVALNALGQAGKEFDPDKLTVFTGERDTCSKQIFGASNCCSGKGVPLLTPWLCSSAEKELDKKDDKGLCYKVGSYCASKILGVCITSRDAYCCFGSKLSRILQVQGRPQINKPWGSPKNEQCKGFTIEEFQRLDLSKMDFSEVYAEFTEAVKLPDEVQTMTDIQKKIQDYYDLNTGK, from the coding sequence GTGAAGCGCCTCGTCCTCACCCTTCTCGTCTCGGTCGCGCTCGGCTCGGCCGCCGGCGTGGCGCAGCAATCCGCGCAAACGACGCAGCATGCTCGCGATGAGGGCAATTCTTTCGGCAAGGCCACTCGTGCCGGCGCCGACAAGCCGACGAACGGAATGGAGTACGAGGTGCCTGGCTATGCTGGCACCAATCTCCCGCAGACCGGCTATTTCAATAACCCGGAACAGCTGACGACCGACGGCACGATCGCGGCGCAGGGCAATGAGACCTTCGATACCGTCATCGACAAGCAGGGGACGCGCGCGCAGTTCACCAACAACGAGCTGATCGACACGACCAAGCGGGCAACCGCCGTTGAGCAGGATCCGAACAGCTACCTGGGCGGCGAAAGCCTCGGCGGCTCGCAAGGGAGCTGCAAGCCCCTTCCCCCGGGTGCTGGCCAGAAGGGCTATTATGAGGCGACCTGCAACCAGGGCTCCAAGCCTGAGGAACGCCAGGAGAGCTGCACGAGCCGAATTGAGACAGAGGTCAAGAACACCGAGGAGTTCAAGTACCTGGTGGTGCCGAGCAACGCCTACGGCACGCCGCTTACGCGTCAGTCGCAGGTGGACCCGCTCGTCGCCTCGGGTCAGTGCCGTGCGTCGGGGGCCTCCTATGGGGGCTGCACCGCGCACGACATGTTCGGCTTCGCCCGCAACAAGTTCTGCGGCGACTTCACCGCGCGCGAGTACATCTGCAAGGCCGACTTTCCGGAAATGGCGACCTTCAGCCCGAGCAAGACGGGCTATAGCTGGTACGCCAAGCAAGGCACCAAGACGGTTGACGTCCATCGCACCACCACGTGCGGCGCGCTCGACGGCGACCCCAATTGCACCGCCCAAGGCGCTGAGGTCTGCACGGAAGGCCCCGAGACCCGCGTGATCGAGGGAGTCTCCGTCACCCAGAGCTGCTGGGCGTGGTCCAAGCCTTTCACCTGCCAGCGCATCGTGAAGGCGAGCGACTGCAGCACGCTCGACGGCGATCCCAAGTGCAAGTTCCTCCGGGACGAATGCCTGGACGATCCGCAGTCTGGCGCATGCCAGGTCAGCCAGCGTGTCTACAGCTGCCCCCTGCCCGATGCGCCGGCGCCGGGGCAGAGCGAGTATATCTGCGGCAACGACGTCTACTGCATGAACGGCAATTGCGAACCGATCGAGCGCGAGGCCTCGACCGAGTTCAAGGACGCGCTCGTCGCGCTGAACGCCCTCGGTCAGGCAGGCAAGGAGTTCGATCCGGACAAGCTGACCGTGTTTACCGGCGAGCGCGACACCTGCAGCAAGCAGATCTTCGGCGCCTCCAATTGCTGCTCCGGCAAGGGCGTGCCGCTGCTCACGCCGTGGCTTTGCAGCTCGGCCGAAAAGGAACTGGATAAGAAGGACGACAAGGGCCTTTGCTACAAGGTCGGATCGTACTGCGCGTCCAAGATCCTCGGCGTCTGCATCACGTCACGCGATGCCTATTGCTGCTTCGGGAGCAAGCTCAGCCGCATCCTACAGGTTCAGGGCCGCCCCCAGATCAACAAGCCGTGGGGGAGCCCCAAGAACGAGCAGTGCAAGGGCTTCACGATCGAGGAGTTCCAGCGCCTCGACCTGTCGAAGATGGATTTTTCCGAGGTCTATGCCGAGTTCACCGAGGCCGTGAAGCTTCCGGATGAAGTCCAGACCATGACCGACATCCAGAAGAAAATTCAGGACTATTATGACCTTAACACCGGCAAATGA
- the trbC gene encoding type-F conjugative transfer system pilin assembly protein TrbC, translating into MRRFLIVAAALAAGAGIQALAQNAPAVMQQVQDLDVNAIQKRAAAMQEDAAKFAEHVRNRGDAFRKEALEMQDKLPQTLTNLAKADLPRGPEGAFDFNEIIKGASQNATATRGQAPQIIAFASLSMPPESLRRMIADTTKAGGIVVFRGFPNNSLKEFSAAMRNVVKKEDQLSNVGIDPRLFRAFNVQAVPAYVAVSSDFDLCSGFSCRDKVPPYDRMTGNVTVRYALETFSDARGPGAAVSKIALANMAKAGS; encoded by the coding sequence ATGCGCCGCTTCCTGATCGTAGCAGCTGCCCTCGCCGCCGGCGCCGGCATTCAGGCGCTTGCCCAGAATGCCCCTGCGGTGATGCAGCAGGTCCAGGACCTCGATGTAAACGCCATCCAGAAGCGAGCAGCGGCCATGCAGGAGGATGCCGCCAAGTTCGCCGAGCACGTCCGCAACCGCGGCGATGCCTTCCGCAAGGAGGCCCTCGAGATGCAGGACAAGCTGCCGCAGACCTTGACGAACCTGGCCAAGGCAGACCTTCCCCGCGGGCCAGAGGGCGCCTTCGACTTCAACGAGATCATCAAGGGCGCGAGCCAGAATGCGACCGCGACGCGCGGCCAGGCTCCGCAGATCATCGCCTTTGCCAGCCTCTCCATGCCGCCGGAATCGCTGCGCCGCATGATTGCGGACACCACCAAGGCCGGTGGCATCGTCGTCTTCCGCGGCTTCCCGAACAATTCCTTGAAGGAGTTCAGCGCGGCGATGCGGAATGTCGTCAAGAAGGAGGATCAGCTCTCCAACGTCGGCATCGATCCCCGCCTCTTCCGCGCCTTCAATGTGCAGGCCGTACCCGCCTATGTAGCGGTCTCCTCCGACTTCGACCTGTGTTCGGGCTTCTCCTGCCGGGACAAGGTGCCGCCCTATGACCGGATGACCGGCAACGTCACGGTTCGCTATGCGCTCGAGACCTTCTCTGATGCGCGCGGTCCCGGTGCAGCCGTCTCCAAGATCGCGCTGGCGAACATGGCGAAGGCCGGGTCGTGA
- the traU gene encoding conjugal transfer pilus assembly protein TraU: MKILRHLLVVFLAVFAGATIAPSARAQVTTCSGRFVNPITDVCWSCLFPLSIGGLSIWPSTRPDTSNPALPICACGSPVPRIGIAAGFWEPVRLADVSTKPWCFVSLGGAKIAPNFNIGNGYVQGPSQIGGKSQSTSKWHVHWYIYPLLYWMEILTDFICFEQTSFDIAYITEIDPLWQDDSLTTILNPEAVLFSNPIAQAACAADCIAGTVGLPLDPLFWCAGCQGPMYPVNGNVPAHVDHVQASRLALTRFAFKLHREGLAWGTMGSAGLCNKYLMPVLRKQQYRVQMTNPIPTVFGPGSCGPLGGSTLLPTTGRAFPVIGEDMGYLVWRKRNCCVL; encoded by the coding sequence GTGAAGATCCTGCGCCACCTCCTAGTCGTGTTCCTTGCGGTCTTCGCAGGTGCGACGATCGCGCCGAGCGCGCGCGCCCAGGTGACGACCTGCAGCGGCCGCTTCGTGAACCCCATCACCGATGTCTGCTGGTCGTGCCTCTTCCCGCTGTCGATCGGCGGCCTGTCGATCTGGCCGAGCACGCGCCCCGACACCAGCAACCCCGCCCTCCCAATCTGCGCTTGCGGCTCGCCGGTCCCGCGCATCGGCATCGCCGCCGGCTTCTGGGAGCCCGTCCGCCTCGCCGACGTCTCGACCAAGCCCTGGTGCTTCGTCTCGCTCGGCGGCGCCAAGATCGCTCCCAACTTCAACATCGGCAACGGCTACGTTCAGGGCCCGTCGCAGATCGGCGGCAAGTCGCAGAGCACGTCCAAGTGGCACGTCCACTGGTATATCTACCCGCTGCTCTACTGGATGGAGATCCTCACCGACTTCATCTGCTTCGAGCAAACCAGCTTCGACATTGCCTACATCACCGAGATCGATCCGCTCTGGCAGGATGACAGCCTCACCACGATCCTGAATCCCGAGGCGGTCCTCTTCTCGAACCCGATCGCGCAGGCAGCGTGCGCCGCGGATTGCATCGCGGGGACGGTCGGCTTGCCTCTCGATCCGCTTTTCTGGTGCGCCGGCTGTCAGGGCCCGATGTACCCGGTGAACGGCAATGTGCCGGCGCATGTCGACCATGTGCAGGCCTCGCGTCTCGCCCTCACCCGCTTCGCGTTCAAGCTGCACCGGGAGGGCTTGGCCTGGGGCACGATGGGCTCGGCGGGCCTGTGCAACAAGTATCTGATGCCGGTGCTCCGCAAGCAGCAATACCGCGTCCAGATGACCAACCCGATTCCGACCGTCTTCGGTCCCGGATCCTGTGGGCCGCTTGGCGGCTCGACGCTGCTCCCCACGACGGGCCGCGCCTTCCCCGTCATCGGCGAGGACATGGGCTACCTCGTGTGGCGCAAGCGCAACTGCTGCGTGCTTTGA
- the traW gene encoding type-F conjugative transfer system protein TraW, whose amino-acid sequence MKRALESVAIVALLSVSLTSSIHASDHGTMGQTFPIIEPDLLATIEGRLKHLQATGEIDRMNAAFAKRAEQKVRRPVPVAGISRATEARVWDYDPSVSVDHDVRDTKGNMIARAGQAVNPLDFVTMHQALVFVDGDSKSQMAWASERYSDLKAKIILVSGAPLEEMTNRQRRFYFDQEGRLTGRLGIRHTPAVVEQTGRVLKISEIVLKGAD is encoded by the coding sequence ATGAAGCGCGCCCTCGAATCCGTCGCGATCGTGGCTCTGCTCTCGGTCAGCCTCACCTCGTCGATCCACGCCAGTGATCACGGGACGATGGGGCAGACCTTTCCCATCATCGAGCCCGATCTGCTCGCGACGATCGAGGGCCGCCTCAAGCACCTCCAGGCAACCGGCGAGATCGACCGCATGAACGCGGCCTTCGCCAAGCGCGCCGAGCAAAAGGTTCGCCGCCCTGTGCCGGTGGCAGGTATCTCCCGCGCGACCGAGGCGCGTGTATGGGACTATGATCCGTCCGTGTCGGTAGACCACGATGTCCGCGACACGAAGGGCAACATGATCGCTCGCGCTGGGCAGGCCGTGAACCCGCTCGACTTCGTGACGATGCATCAGGCGCTTGTCTTCGTGGACGGCGACAGCAAGTCCCAGATGGCCTGGGCGAGTGAGCGCTACAGCGATCTCAAGGCCAAGATCATCCTCGTCAGCGGCGCGCCGCTCGAGGAAATGACCAACCGCCAGCGGCGCTTCTATTTCGACCAGGAGGGCCGCCTCACCGGCCGCCTCGGCATCCGCCACACGCCGGCAGTCGTGGAGCAGACGGGCCGCGTGCTCAAAATCTCCGAAATCGTCCTCAAGGGAGCCGACTGA